Genomic DNA from Pseudomonas fluorescens:
CTCTTCAGCGGTGGCGGCAGCAGCCGGGGCTGCATCCAGTGGCTCGCGCAGTTCGCGAACGCGTTCTTCACGCTCGCCACGTGGCTTGCGATCTTCACGCGGTGCGCGCGGCTGACGTTCTTCACGCGGTGGACGCGGTGCACGCTCTTCGCGGGCTACGGCTGGCGCTTCCTCACGGGCTTCGCGTGGCTGACGCTCTTCACGCGGCTCGCGTGGCGCACGTTCTTCACGCGGTGCACGTTCTTCGCGAGGTTTGCGTTCTTCGTCGCGACGACCGTTGCGGTTGCGGGTCTGTTGGCGACCGTTACGGCGTTCTTCGTTGCGGGCAGGACGCTCGGTCGTGGCAGGCTTGGCGACAACGGCCGGGGCAGCAGGTTCTTCCTTGGTGGCGAACAGGCTGACCAGCGACTTCACCAGGCCTTTGAACAGGCTTGGCTCTGGTGCGGCGGCCGGGGCGGCAACCGGAGCGGTCACTTCGGTCGGAACCGGAGCGTTGGCGCGGGCCGGAGCGGTCTTGACCGCGGCTTCCTGGCGAACCAGGGTGCGAGTGGCGGCGGCCGGCTGGACTTCTTCCACTTCGGCAGCGGCAGCAGCGATTTCGTAGCTGGACTGGTTGGTGTGGGCTTCCGGGCTGTCATCGCGCAGGCGCTGCACTTCGAAGTGCGGTGTCTCGAGGTGATCGTTCGGCAGGATGACGATGCGGGCACGGGTGCGCAGTTCGATCTTGGTGATCGAGTTGCGTTTTTCGTTGAGCAGGAACGCGGCCACCGGGATCGGCACCTGGGCGCGAACTTCGGCGGTGCGGTCTTTCAGGGCTTCTTCTTCGATCAGGCGCAGGATCGCCAGGGACAGCGACTCGACGTCACGGATGATGCCAGTACCGTTGCAACGCGGGCAAACGATGCCGCTGCTTTCGCCCAGGGACGGACGCAGGCGCTGACGGGACATTTCCAGCAGGCCGAAGCGCGAGATGCGACCGACCTGTACGCGGGCGCGGTCGGCTTCCAGGCATTCGCGGACCTTTTCTTCCACGGCGCGCTGGTTCTTGGCCGGGGTCATGTCGATGAAGTCGATGACGATCAGGCCGCCGATGTCGCGCAGGCGCAACTGACGGGCGATTTCCTCGGCCGCTTCAAGGTTGGTCTGCAGGGCGGTCTCTTCGATGTCGCTGCCTTTGGTGGCGCGGGCCGAGTTGATGTCAATGGACACCAGGGCTTCGGTCGGGTCGATGACGATGGAGCCGCCGGACGGCAGTTCGACGACGCGCTGGAAGGCGGTCTCGATCTGGCTTTCGATCTGGAAACGGTTGAACAGCGGAACGCTGTCTTCGTAGAGCTTGATCTTGCTGGCGTACTGCGGCATCACCTGGCGAATGAAGGTCAGGGCTTCGTCCTGGGCTTCGACGCTGTCGATCAGCACTTCGCCGATGTCCTGGCGCAGGTAATCGCGGATGGCGCGGATGATCACGTTGCTTTCCTGGTAGATCAGGAACGGCGCGGAGCGATCCAGCGAGGCTTCTTTGATGGCGGTCCACAGTTGCAGCAGGTAGTCGAGGTCCCACTGCATTTCTTCGCTGCTGCGGCCCAGGCCGGCAGTGCGCACGATCAGGCCCATGTCAGCCGGGGCAACCAGGCCGTTCAGGGCTTCACGCAGTTCATTGCGCTCTTCGCCTTCGATACGGCGGGAGATGCCGCCGGCGCGAGGGTTGTTCGGCATCAGGACCAGGTAACGGCCGGCCAGGCTGATGAAGGTGGTCAGGGCAGCGCCCTTGTTGCCACGTTCTTCTTTTTCGACCTGGACGATGACTTCCTGGCCTTCGCTCAGGACGTCCTTGATGTTGACGCGGCCTTCAGGGGCCTTCTTGAAGTATTCGCGGGAGATTTCTTTGAGGGGCAGGAAGCCGTGGCGCTCGGAGCCGAAATCGACAAAGGCAGCCTCAAGGCTTGGTTCGATGCGAGTAATCCGGCCTTTATAGATGTTGGCCTTCTTCTGCTCGCGTGCACCGGATTCGATATCCAGGTCGTAGAGGCGCTGGCCGTCTACCAGTGCAACACGCAACTCTTCGGGTTGAGTTGCGTTAATCAGCATTCTTTTCATGTAGTACCGTCGGTTTCCGGGCTGCCGGAAACGGCGTTCGGCACACACGACTTCTCACGGTCGGTGTCAGGTGCGTCCTGGAGATGGCAAGGCCACTCCAGTGTCCAGCGAGTTCGACCCAATGATGGCGAAGTCGCGACGGACGCGTCCTGCTTGCTGGTACTCAAGCACTCAGTCAGGAGGAGGAATCAACCGGCGCCTGTGGACGAGATGAAGCGTCTAAATATAAGCCTAGTGCTACACAGTCCGACGGTTGTACATCTCCACCCTACACGTATCCCTGATAATTCGGGTGCTGCCGCGCGCAGAATCCGCAGCGGGTTGGCATTTACCGTGAGCTCCGGAAGGGGAGGTCACGCATCATGGCTAATTTAGGCGTTGTTTCCGAAGCATTCGCTCGGGGTCGTCCGCAGCTGACTGCACTTTGTGAACTGGCCGTGAATGTGGCGCGCAAGGCGAGTCAAAACTCTGCTTTGCGGCGTATTTCAGGCCTCATGTCACCTGCGCTCGTTACACCTGAAAACTCTACCGTTACGTAGCGAAAGCCCCGTAGGACGGCCTCTCGTCCTCGTGAATTGCGTTGGTCAGGGCCGGTTTTTGACCGCTGGTCCACTGTCCAGCCACTTTTGGCGGCGTTCGCGACTATAGCAGCAATGATTAAGTGCTTCAATTCCATAAAAAATTGTTATGATCGCCGCCATGACAACTACTGCCCCTTCGACCCCTGGCGTTCAACTGCTCGAGGTCTCGCCGGAATATGCCGGCCAACGAATCGATAACTTCCTGCTGGCCCGGCTCAAAGGCGTGCCCAAGACCTTGATCTACCGCATTTTGCGCAAAGGCGAAGTGCGAGTGAACAAAGGTCGGATCAAGCCCGAGTACAAGCTCCAGGCCGGTGACATCGTGCGCGTGCCGCCGGTTCGCGTGCCCGAGCGCGATGAGCCGGTGCCCCTGGCCCAGGGGCTGCTGCAACGCCTTGAAGCCTCGATTATCTATGAAGACAAAGCCCTGATCGTGATCAACAAGCCTGCAGGTATTGCGGTTCACGGCGGCAGCGGCCTGAATTTCGGTGTGATCGAAGCCTTTCGTCAGTTGCGTCCGGACGCCAAGGAGTTGGAGCTGGTCCACCGCCTCGATCGCGACACCTCCGGCCTGCTGATGATCGCCAAGAAACGCAGCATGTTGCGCCACCTGCACGAGCAATTGCGCGGCGACGGCGTCGACAAGCGCTACATGGCGCTGGTGCGTGGTCGCTGGGAAACCTCCATCAAGCAAGTCCGTGCGCCGTTGCTCAAGAGCAACCTGCGTTCCGGCGAGCGCATGGTCGAAGTCAATGAGGAGGGCAAGGAGGCGCTGACGGTATTCAAGGTGCTGCGCCGTTTCGATGACTTCGCCACCCTGGTCGAAGCCAAACCGGTGACCGGGCGCACCCACCAGATCCGTGTCCATACCTTGCATGCC
This window encodes:
- the rluC gene encoding 23S rRNA pseudouridine(955/2504/2580) synthase RluC, with protein sequence MTTTAPSTPGVQLLEVSPEYAGQRIDNFLLARLKGVPKTLIYRILRKGEVRVNKGRIKPEYKLQAGDIVRVPPVRVPERDEPVPLAQGLLQRLEASIIYEDKALIVINKPAGIAVHGGSGLNFGVIEAFRQLRPDAKELELVHRLDRDTSGLLMIAKKRSMLRHLHEQLRGDGVDKRYMALVRGRWETSIKQVRAPLLKSNLRSGERMVEVNEEGKEALTVFKVLRRFDDFATLVEAKPVTGRTHQIRVHTLHAGHCIAGDSKYGDDDFTKEIRDLGGKRLFLHAYMLTVPLPDGGELKLQAPVDDMWAKTVERLSAS
- the rne gene encoding ribonuclease E; the protein is MKRMLINATQPEELRVALVDGQRLYDLDIESGAREQKKANIYKGRITRIEPSLEAAFVDFGSERHGFLPLKEISREYFKKAPEGRVNIKDVLSEGQEVIVQVEKEERGNKGAALTTFISLAGRYLVLMPNNPRAGGISRRIEGEERNELREALNGLVAPADMGLIVRTAGLGRSSEEMQWDLDYLLQLWTAIKEASLDRSAPFLIYQESNVIIRAIRDYLRQDIGEVLIDSVEAQDEALTFIRQVMPQYASKIKLYEDSVPLFNRFQIESQIETAFQRVVELPSGGSIVIDPTEALVSIDINSARATKGSDIEETALQTNLEAAEEIARQLRLRDIGGLIVIDFIDMTPAKNQRAVEEKVRECLEADRARVQVGRISRFGLLEMSRQRLRPSLGESSGIVCPRCNGTGIIRDVESLSLAILRLIEEEALKDRTAEVRAQVPIPVAAFLLNEKRNSITKIELRTRARIVILPNDHLETPHFEVQRLRDDSPEAHTNQSSYEIAAAAAEVEEVQPAAATRTLVRQEAAVKTAPARANAPVPTEVTAPVAAPAAAPEPSLFKGLVKSLVSLFATKEEPAAPAVVAKPATTERPARNEERRNGRQQTRNRNGRRDEERKPREERAPREERAPREPREERQPREAREEAPAVAREERAPRPPREERQPRAPREDRKPRGEREERVRELREPLDAAPAAAATAEERPARQPREERAPRPPREERQPRAEQAAAAASEEEVLNTEEQLQEDGQDTAEGDRPRRRSRGQRRRSNRRERQRDANGNVIEGSEESESTENTEAPSAADLAAGLAVTAAVASSAISAPAEAQAHEQAERATAAVESAPVAEAPVVEAPVVEATTPVEVTASPEVEVAPAHEAQVAETEVVAEPAPVVEQPVVAAEPAVETPAEEKAPEPAREEQTAFNWTAEPAAPAPVVEPEPTPEPVKAVEPEVVESAPVVEAPVVAEAPAPVEVPAPASALTANGRAPNDPREVRRRKREAERLQKEAEQAAAAAAQAPAAEPAPAVEEVAEAPAPVAETPVESAPTFDEPQHSAEEVVPRHTEALEKEHEPKPHA